A region from the Aliarcobacter thereius LMG 24486 genome encodes:
- a CDS encoding YbgC/FadM family acyl-CoA thioesterase has protein sequence MKIRVYYEDTDCGDMVYHSNYLNFCERARSELFFKKGLLPHSNSHFFVVKECKANWIKSAKFADILDIKTELIEKKAASIIMKQEILKGEELIFSAEFKLVFLKEGKPSKIPSDIFEILEK, from the coding sequence GTGAAAATAAGAGTCTATTATGAAGATACTGATTGTGGAGATATGGTTTATCATTCAAACTATTTAAATTTTTGTGAAAGAGCTAGAAGTGAATTATTTTTTAAAAAAGGATTACTTCCACACTCAAATTCACATTTTTTTGTGGTAAAAGAGTGTAAAGCAAATTGGATAAAATCTGCAAAGTTTGCTGATATTTTAGATATAAAAACAGAGCTTATAGAAAAAAAAGCTGCTTCAATAATTATGAAACAAGAGATTTTAAAAGGTGAAGAACTTATTTTTAGTGCAGAGTTTAAACTTGTGTTTTTAAAAGAGGGAAAGCCATCTAAAATACCAAGTGATATCTTTGAAATATTGGAGAAATAG
- a CDS encoding phospholipase D-like domain-containing protein, with the protein MKKLLIILIFVINIFASETFILPKDKDVFEKKLENLISNAKKSIFISIYNFSSKKLAKEIINAKKRGVEVFVIFDKTKVEEDDKIYKMLKKNKVETKILDDKIKMHIKSMLIDENIVLIGSANYTKKSFEENFELLYISSEESLVNRLKEFRKYFK; encoded by the coding sequence ATGAAAAAACTACTAATAATCTTAATATTTGTTATAAATATTTTTGCAAGTGAAACTTTTATTTTACCAAAAGATAAAGATGTTTTTGAAAAAAAGCTTGAGAATTTGATTTCAAATGCAAAAAAATCAATTTTTATAAGCATATATAATTTTTCAAGTAAAAAACTTGCAAAAGAGATTATAAATGCAAAAAAAAGAGGTGTTGAAGTTTTTGTCATTTTTGATAAAACAAAAGTAGAAGAAGATGATAAAATATATAAAATGCTTAAAAAGAATAAAGTAGAGACTAAAATATTAGATGATAAAATAAAAATGCATATAAAATCAATGCTAATAGATGAAAATATTGTACTTATTGGAAGTGCAAATTACACAAAAAAGAGTTTTGAAGAGAATTTCGAGCTACTTTATATAAGTAGTGAAGAGAGTTTAGTAAATAGATTAAAAGAGTTTAGAAAATATTTTAAATAA
- a CDS encoding tRNA 2-thiocytidine biosynthesis TtcA family protein — protein sequence MIEISKKITSNVARVNATYNLIKENDRVMVGFSGGKDSLTLIHTLNRMKKKAPFKFDFKSVTITYGMGEQVEFLSNHCKEHGIDHEIIDTQIFDLAGEKIRKNSSFCSFFSRMRRGYLYTTALEQGYNKVALGHHLDDAMESYFMNLFYNGTMRTMPPIYKANNGLEVIRPLIFTRERQLRAFASSNEIRVIGDEACPGLRFDIKMPHARASTKELLAKLEEQNPKIFVSMKAAFSNIQLPTFFYKDLKDIDLNFEE from the coding sequence TTGATAGAAATAAGTAAGAAAATAACATCAAATGTAGCAAGAGTAAATGCAACTTACAATCTAATAAAAGAAAATGATAGAGTAATGGTTGGTTTTAGTGGAGGAAAAGACTCTTTGACTCTAATCCATACTCTAAATAGAATGAAGAAAAAAGCACCTTTTAAGTTTGATTTTAAATCTGTAACAATCACTTATGGAATGGGTGAGCAAGTTGAATTTTTAAGTAATCATTGTAAAGAGCATGGAATAGATCATGAGATAATTGATACACAAATTTTTGATTTAGCAGGTGAAAAAATAAGAAAAAATTCATCTTTTTGTTCATTTTTTTCAAGAATGAGAAGAGGGTATTTATACACAACTGCACTTGAACAAGGATATAATAAAGTGGCTTTAGGGCACCATCTAGATGATGCAATGGAGTCATATTTTATGAATCTGTTTTATAATGGAACAATGAGAACAATGCCACCAATATATAAAGCAAATAATGGCTTAGAAGTAATTAGACCTTTAATTTTTACAAGAGAGAGACAATTAAGAGCTTTTGCATCTTCAAATGAAATTAGAGTTATTGGTGATGAAGCTTGTCCAGGACTTAGATTTGATATAAAAATGCCTCATGCAAGAGCTTCTACAAAAGAGCTTTTAGCAAAACTTGAAGAACAAAATCCAAAAATATTTGTATCTATGAAAGCTGCTTTTAGCAATATTCAACTTCCAACATTCTTTTATAAAGATTTAAAAGATATAGATTTAAATTTTGAAGAGTAA
- a CDS encoding tyrosine-type recombinase/integrase: MSVRVYTNNYNILCLDIRYGDGERVRASTKLKDTAKNRQLIAKKIIPHLEVQILNGEYDPKAKQEVIPNTVREYGYKSLMRHKNKRRKHVHRAYLQHFESKIVPEFGDMLIQHISAMKLLDWQNKLLETFQASSVKKYRTVFNTILEDARKELINGKKMISENPFRDVDVPKDREVFVDCDEDDSEFFDNQIHPFSLDEIEDLMSRSDGYLRNFIGIMSRTGMRPGELVALRWSDVDFDNEIIKIRRTRIQGENGPPKKKASIRDIEMISGVKEFFKSQFAITGGDPSGNIFLNSSKLPFYSHDFIAKQFKDLLSKDDRRYLYQLRHSFATMMISEGEDILWVSKMLGHKSSDITLKAYAKAYKISRNKEQRKKRALFLEKRHSLGTVNNLTFQKSQKIGG; the protein is encoded by the coding sequence ATGAGTGTAAGAGTTTATACAAACAATTACAACATTCTGTGTTTAGATATACGGTATGGAGATGGTGAGAGGGTAAGAGCATCAACAAAACTTAAAGATACTGCTAAAAATAGGCAGTTGATTGCGAAAAAGATTATTCCTCATTTGGAAGTTCAAATTTTAAATGGTGAGTATGACCCAAAAGCGAAGCAAGAAGTTATTCCTAACACTGTAAGGGAGTATGGATATAAAAGCTTGATGCGTCATAAGAACAAGAGACGCAAGCATGTCCATAGGGCTTATTTACAACATTTTGAAAGTAAGATTGTTCCTGAGTTTGGAGATATGCTCATACAACACATCTCTGCGATGAAATTGTTGGATTGGCAAAATAAACTGTTAGAGACCTTTCAAGCATCTTCTGTAAAAAAATATCGAACGGTGTTCAACACTATACTAGAAGATGCCCGTAAAGAGTTGATAAACGGTAAAAAAATGATTTCAGAAAATCCGTTTAGAGATGTTGATGTCCCAAAGGACAGAGAGGTCTTTGTGGATTGCGACGAGGATGACAGTGAGTTTTTTGACAATCAGATACATCCATTTTCATTAGATGAAATTGAAGATTTGATGTCTAGGTCAGATGGATATTTGAGAAATTTCATTGGGATCATGTCAAGAACAGGGATGAGACCTGGAGAGTTAGTTGCTTTACGCTGGAGTGATGTTGATTTTGACAATGAGATTATTAAGATAAGAAGAACAAGAATTCAGGGAGAAAATGGCCCTCCCAAGAAAAAAGCTTCTATAAGAGATATTGAAATGATCTCAGGTGTCAAAGAGTTTTTCAAATCTCAATTTGCTATAACAGGTGGTGACCCAAGTGGTAATATATTTTTGAATAGTTCAAAATTGCCATTTTACAGTCACGATTTTATAGCAAAACAATTTAAAGATTTATTATCTAAGGATGATAGAAGGTATCTCTATCAGCTGAGACATTCATTTGCAACAATGATGATTAGCGAGGGAGAAGATATTTTATGGGTAAGTAAAATGTTGGGACATAAAAGTTCCGACATTACCCTCAAGGCATATGCAAAAGCATATAAGATCTCAAGAAATAAAGAACAACGCAAAAAAAGAGCTTTATTTCTTGAAAAAAGGCACAGTTTGGGCACAGTGAATAATTTAACATTCCAAAAGTCCCAAAAAATAGGGGGATAA
- a CDS encoding AAA family ATPase, producing the protein MKSLQKAKTRIQQLKGLPYLVIEAKAFLEKFGEFLSEDEKTEIAQEIQEAQNIKLTSKKPLQERFKSHFYTYEEIKNAPATRWLVQDLIPSSSIGVMIGDSGVGKTTVILHVCTTILTTKANVYIFMIDGDMNQTKIKESEAYPLLRKFSERFFYVGKQTGGDFSESVQELLAEIVEEQIKHPDREYFVIQDSLMLTVPKKRGFVDTQKLYFYEKILRSVGGSTLFIHHLNKDGNFADSQQIISYADYSFSITRNDFNSTILLHPQKASRYAIEGKAFLTKDRKIVKEVEYEAVNIQPRESKFVSYVLEALEDGEMNQSEFISHLEKMRFFSEYKVGQKKATRWLTAWGDKGKWSYERRPDQKNAIYFWIEQPEPEKVENLQNLKNCKTAQTAEVSSCI; encoded by the coding sequence TTGAAGTCCCTCCAAAAAGCAAAAACAAGGATACAACAGCTAAAAGGTCTTCCTTATCTTGTTATAGAAGCTAAGGCATTTTTAGAGAAGTTTGGCGAGTTTTTGAGTGAAGATGAAAAAACTGAGATTGCTCAAGAGATCCAAGAAGCTCAAAACATTAAACTGACATCTAAAAAACCTCTTCAAGAGCGTTTTAAAAGTCACTTCTATACTTATGAAGAGATCAAAAATGCACCAGCTACAAGATGGCTGGTGCAAGACCTGATTCCATCAAGTTCAATCGGCGTGATGATAGGAGATAGCGGTGTCGGTAAAACAACTGTCATATTACATGTATGCACGACTATTTTGACTACCAAAGCAAATGTGTATATCTTTATGATCGATGGTGATATGAACCAAACCAAGATCAAAGAGAGTGAAGCATACCCTCTGCTTAGAAAGTTTTCTGAGAGATTTTTCTATGTAGGGAAACAAACAGGCGGTGATTTTTCAGAGTCGGTTCAAGAACTCTTAGCCGAGATAGTTGAAGAGCAGATCAAGCATCCAGATAGAGAGTATTTTGTCATCCAAGACTCACTGATGCTCACTGTCCCTAAAAAACGGGGTTTTGTGGATACACAAAAGCTTTACTTTTATGAAAAGATACTGCGAAGTGTGGGAGGGAGTACGCTTTTTATCCATCATCTAAACAAAGACGGAAACTTTGCAGACTCTCAGCAGATCATCAGCTATGCGGATTATTCGTTTTCTATCACGAGAAATGACTTCAACTCTACCATTCTCTTGCACCCACAAAAGGCTAGTAGATACGCGATAGAGGGCAAAGCATTTCTAACCAAAGATAGAAAAATAGTTAAAGAGGTTGAGTATGAAGCGGTTAACATCCAACCTCGGGAGTCAAAATTCGTCTCTTATGTACTAGAAGCTCTTGAAGATGGAGAGATGAACCAAAGTGAGTTCATCTCCCACTTGGAGAAAATGCGATTTTTCAGTGAGTATAAAGTCGGACAGAAAAAGGCTACAAGATGGCTTACAGCTTGGGGTGATAAGGGAAAATGGAGCTATGAACGACGACCAGATCAAAAAAATGCCATCTATTTTTGGATAGAACAACCAGAGCCTGAAAAAGTGGAAAACTTGCAGAACTTGAAAAACTGCAAAACAGCTCAGACTGCCGAGGTGTCATCATGTATTTAG
- a CDS encoding M48 family metallopeptidase — protein sequence MQTYTSFMQIGFVNDSKRKRAIILDTKTYQEAANYAIEKEKIALVSQFYDFVIFIVWLGFGLKFLDSILNIESNILKAVLFVDIFILVNWFLGLPFDLYKTFKLDKKYGFSNMTKALYIKDTIKSGILFLIFGSLVVAGIAYIIETLPTWWIFGFIFIFAVIILINMLYPVIRDKMFDKFEKLKDIELESKIEKLLKDVGFKSSGVFSVDASKRDSRLNAYFGGLGATKRVVLFDTLIEKLSHNELLAVLGHELGHFKNGDILKNIGIIGFVMFVFFAIFGNLSDSLFLSLGLNNESYAIITLFMMFSGVLSFFLMPLISLISRHNEYNADSFGSNLTNKEDLVNALLKLANENKSFPLSHKIFVFFYYSHPPLVERFKELGYDVERERFI from the coding sequence ATGCAAACATATACATCATTTATGCAAATTGGTTTTGTAAATGATTCAAAAAGAAAAAGAGCAATAATTTTAGATACAAAAACTTATCAAGAAGCAGCAAATTATGCTATTGAAAAAGAGAAAATAGCTTTAGTATCTCAGTTTTATGATTTTGTTATTTTTATAGTTTGGCTTGGTTTTGGGCTTAAGTTTCTGGATTCTATTTTAAATATTGAATCAAATATTCTAAAAGCAGTTTTATTTGTAGATATTTTTATTTTAGTTAATTGGTTTTTAGGATTACCATTTGATTTATATAAAACTTTTAAATTGGATAAAAAATATGGTTTTTCAAATATGACAAAGGCTTTATATATAAAAGATACAATTAAAAGTGGAATTCTATTTTTAATTTTTGGTTCACTTGTTGTTGCAGGAATTGCTTATATTATTGAAACTTTACCAACTTGGTGGATATTTGGATTTATATTTATTTTTGCTGTTATTATTTTGATTAATATGCTTTATCCAGTTATTAGAGATAAGATGTTTGATAAATTTGAGAAGCTAAAAGACATAGAACTAGAATCAAAAATAGAGAAACTTTTAAAAGATGTTGGGTTTAAAAGTAGTGGAGTTTTTAGTGTTGATGCAAGTAAAAGAGATAGCAGATTAAATGCATATTTTGGTGGATTAGGTGCTACAAAAAGAGTTGTTCTTTTTGATACTTTAATTGAGAAATTAAGTCATAATGAACTTTTAGCAGTTTTAGGACATGAATTAGGACATTTTAAAAATGGAGATATTCTTAAAAATATAGGAATTATTGGATTTGTAATGTTTGTATTCTTTGCAATTTTTGGGAATTTAAGTGATAGTTTATTTTTATCTCTTGGATTAAACAATGAATCATATGCAATTATAACTCTATTTATGATGTTTTCAGGAGTTTTAAGCTTTTTCCTAATGCCTTTAATCTCACTTATTTCAAGACATAATGAGTACAATGCAGATAGCTTTGGATCAAATCTTACAAATAAAGAAGATCTTGTAAATGCACTATTAAAACTAGCAAATGAGAATAAATCTTTTCCACTTTCTCATAAAATATTTGTATTTTTTTACTACTCTCATCCACCACTTGTTGAAAGATTTAAAGAGTTGGGTTATGATGTTGAAAGAGAGCGGTTTATATAA
- a CDS encoding DMT family transporter: MIVISMILWGASWISTKALTPYINAYEMVFLRMGICFITMFPIIFFSKMKFKLDLKTLILVLLASLFLVLYSIFMFFGVEHGTGSLGGAMVPSMIPIITYIFVAILSKKTISFKHSFALILGVFGVLNMIDIWKFDIKVIFSEDNIYFIIASTLWAIITIITAKSTKINAFVFTTYTYLISSTALYIFYIDNSIFARVIEFDTIFWFNIFVITVLSTTFATSIYFFGAAKYGAKEVSSFVFLVPASAIIIGSIFLGEKIEFTTIIGVIFAMIAIYILNNLSFIRIFKNKKSKKNS; this comes from the coding sequence TTGATAGTAATTTCTATGATTCTTTGGGGTGCTTCTTGGATTAGTACAAAAGCTCTTACTCCTTATATTAATGCTTATGAAATGGTATTTTTAAGAATGGGAATATGTTTTATAACAATGTTTCCTATAATATTTTTCTCAAAAATGAAATTCAAGCTTGATTTAAAAACTCTTATTTTGGTTCTTCTTGCATCACTTTTTTTGGTTTTATATAGTATTTTTATGTTTTTTGGAGTTGAGCACGGAACAGGAAGTTTAGGTGGAGCGATGGTTCCTTCTATGATTCCAATTATTACTTATATCTTTGTGGCAATATTAAGTAAAAAAACAATAAGTTTTAAACACTCTTTTGCACTTATTTTAGGCGTTTTTGGTGTTTTAAATATGATTGATATTTGGAAGTTTGATATAAAAGTAATATTTAGTGAAGATAATATATATTTTATTATTGCTTCAACTCTTTGGGCAATTATTACAATAATCACTGCAAAATCAACAAAAATAAATGCTTTTGTTTTCACAACTTACACATATTTAATATCAAGTACAGCTCTATATATTTTTTATATTGATAACTCAATTTTTGCAAGAGTTATAGAATTTGATACAATTTTTTGGTTTAATATTTTTGTAATAACTGTACTAAGCACGACTTTCGCAACATCAATTTACTTTTTTGGAGCAGCTAAATATGGGGCAAAAGAGGTTTCATCTTTTGTATTCTTAGTTCCAGCAAGTGCAATAATTATTGGAAGTATTTTCTTAGGTGAAAAAATAGAATTTACAACTATTATTGGAGTTATTTTTGCAATGATTGCAATATATATTTTAAATAATTTAAGCTTTATTAGAATATTTAAAAACAAGAAGAGTAAGAAAAACTCTTAA
- a CDS encoding Opr family porin: protein MKKLNLSLITALAISSASVLNASTFQEALQNGKVSGEITLTTEERYFKKDINDYYRDSAYGVGSFALKYETAVWNNLSLTSKTRAYKNIWEKSKTKPTGTGTGDASGRFYEKNGVKQTIDIESLFLEYTPSSNINIKAGRQDLYSDWMNKVHDAVKIEANFENTSIEAIWSIRDGRVYSRDYRPLEKMNENKGVYKLGITQKFNDNISATAYGLIFPDAKEIYGARVNLSYDDTKARFHYAYSDEGKSLDKNSEKDVKSDIIDIMIKTSLFGFSPYLGYTKVSDDLAFPGYTTNEKSRESGEIIVPFEEGDYFYSRGASTIYAGISKVIGDFDATVLYGNTKYYADNTNKKNNVDELTLWLGYKINSDLKSNLGYTYVNEKDTNIGEYNQVNLTFTYSF, encoded by the coding sequence ATGAAAAAATTAAATTTAAGTTTAATCACTGCTTTAGCTATATCATCAGCTTCAGTATTAAATGCTTCAACATTTCAAGAAGCACTACAAAATGGTAAAGTTAGTGGAGAAATTACACTTACAACAGAAGAGAGATACTTCAAAAAAGATATAAACGATTATTATAGAGATAGTGCTTATGGAGTTGGTTCTTTTGCATTAAAATATGAAACTGCTGTTTGGAATAATCTAAGTTTAACTAGTAAAACAAGAGCATATAAAAATATTTGGGAAAAAAGTAAGACAAAACCAACAGGAACAGGAACAGGTGATGCAAGTGGAAGATTTTATGAAAAAAATGGAGTAAAACAGACTATTGATATAGAATCTCTATTTTTAGAATATACTCCAAGTTCAAATATAAATATAAAAGCTGGTAGACAAGATTTATATTCAGATTGGATGAATAAAGTTCATGACGCTGTAAAAATTGAAGCAAATTTTGAAAACACTTCTATTGAAGCAATTTGGTCAATAAGAGATGGTAGAGTTTATTCTAGAGATTATAGACCATTAGAAAAAATGAATGAAAATAAAGGTGTTTATAAACTAGGTATTACTCAAAAATTCAATGATAATATTTCTGCAACAGCATATGGTTTAATCTTTCCAGATGCAAAAGAAATTTATGGAGCTAGAGTGAATTTATCTTATGATGATACAAAAGCAAGATTTCACTATGCATATAGTGATGAAGGAAAATCTTTAGATAAAAACTCTGAAAAAGATGTAAAATCTGACATTATAGATATTATGATTAAAACATCTTTATTTGGTTTTTCTCCTTATTTAGGATATACAAAAGTTAGTGATGATTTAGCATTTCCTGGATATACAACAAATGAAAAAAGTAGAGAATCTGGAGAAATTATTGTTCCTTTTGAAGAAGGAGATTACTTTTATAGTAGAGGAGCTAGTACAATTTATGCAGGTATTAGTAAAGTTATAGGTGATTTTGATGCAACAGTTCTTTATGGAAATACAAAATACTATGCAGATAATACAAACAAAAAGAATAATGTTGATGAATTAACACTTTGGTTGGGATACAAGATAAACTCGGATTTAAAATCTAATCTAGGTTATACATATGTAAATGAAAAAGATACAAATATAGGTGAATATAATCAAGTAAACCTTACTTTTACATACTCTTTCTAA
- a CDS encoding molybdopterin molybdotransferase MoeA, whose product MRDFITYEESLKIINNIKVSNSTEKLFLTNALGRILAKDIIADHNSPTFPTSGMDGYAIKFEDIEKELIIVDKNPAGFVVEKSVEEGTCIKTFTGSLMPEGSDTLVPIENVEVIENKIRIFKTVPKGFAVRNIGENYKKDEVLIKAGTKIGFSEIGVMASLNIPQIEVFINPLIAVASTGSEILDLGVAQTNDSQIRSSNHLTLEALFRSNGADVLQAGPIVDDMDSITRFFEKSLKKAVIVVTTGGVSVGDYDFVQDVIKDRLKAEVLFHGVLIKPGMHILLAIKDGKIIVALPGFAYSSTITAILYILPLIYKFRNSKETLPFVKAKINQDFTRTQEKTIFTACNVNYINGEYIIDFLGKKSGTSAILTNMLENPALLIQNQNSKDIKSGDLVDIILLNNLK is encoded by the coding sequence ATGAGAGATTTTATAACTTACGAAGAGTCATTAAAAATAATAAATAATATAAAAGTTTCAAATTCAACAGAAAAACTATTTTTAACAAATGCTCTTGGAAGAATTTTAGCAAAAGATATTATTGCAGATCATAATAGTCCTACTTTTCCAACTTCAGGAATGGATGGATATGCAATTAAATTTGAAGATATTGAAAAAGAGTTAATAATAGTTGATAAAAACCCAGCTGGATTTGTAGTTGAAAAAAGTGTTGAAGAAGGAACTTGTATAAAGACTTTTACAGGTTCATTAATGCCTGAAGGAAGTGATACTTTAGTTCCTATTGAAAATGTGGAAGTAATTGAAAATAAAATAAGAATTTTTAAAACTGTTCCAAAAGGTTTTGCTGTTAGAAATATTGGAGAAAACTACAAAAAAGATGAAGTTTTAATAAAAGCTGGGACAAAAATAGGATTTAGTGAAATTGGTGTAATGGCATCTTTAAATATTCCACAAATTGAAGTATTTATAAATCCTCTTATTGCAGTTGCTAGTACAGGAAGTGAAATACTGGATTTAGGAGTTGCACAAACAAATGACTCTCAAATAAGAAGTTCAAATCATCTTACTTTAGAAGCACTATTTAGAAGCAATGGAGCAGATGTTTTACAAGCTGGTCCAATAGTTGATGATATGGATTCTATCACTAGATTCTTTGAAAAATCACTAAAAAAAGCTGTTATTGTTGTAACAACTGGTGGAGTTAGTGTTGGAGACTATGATTTTGTACAAGATGTAATTAAAGATAGATTAAAAGCCGAAGTATTGTTTCACGGAGTTTTAATAAAACCTGGAATGCATATTTTACTAGCTATTAAAGATGGAAAAATAATAGTAGCACTTCCAGGTTTTGCATATTCATCTACAATTACAGCAATTTTATATATTTTACCTTTAATTTATAAGTTTAGAAATTCAAAAGAAACTTTACCATTTGTAAAAGCTAAAATAAATCAAGACTTCACAAGAACTCAAGAAAAAACAATATTTACTGCTTGTAATGTAAACTATATAAATGGTGAATATATAATAGATTTTCTAGGTAAAAAAAGTGGTACAAGTGCAATTTTAACAAATATGCTTGAGAATCCTGCTTTATTAATTCAAAACCAAAATAGTAAAGATATTAAAAGTGGTGATTTAGTAGATATTATCTTACTTAACAATTTAAAATAG